The proteins below are encoded in one region of Catenulispora sp. GP43:
- the bioD gene encoding dethiobiotin synthase, whose translation MSIVVVTGTNTDVGKTVVTAAVATLAATRGTSVAVVKPAQTGVTPEGPGDLATVKQLAGVTDLHEYVRYPDPLSPAAAARRSGIPPLDFDDTVRRIGELADSRRLVLVEGAGGLLVRNDEDGSTLADLAHALKAPVLLVAHPNLGTLNIAALTLEAMAARGLDLAGIVLGSWPAEPDLAMRCNIRDLETIGARPLAGALPEGAGRLDPAEFLLAARAGLSPAFGGTFDPAEFRQTWDPRKAA comes from the coding sequence GTGTCCATCGTCGTAGTCACCGGAACCAACACCGACGTCGGCAAGACCGTCGTCACCGCCGCCGTCGCCACCCTGGCCGCCACCCGCGGCACCTCCGTGGCCGTCGTGAAGCCGGCGCAGACCGGGGTCACCCCCGAGGGCCCCGGCGATCTGGCGACCGTGAAGCAGCTGGCCGGCGTGACCGATCTGCACGAGTACGTCCGCTACCCGGACCCGCTGTCCCCGGCCGCCGCCGCGCGCCGCTCGGGCATCCCGCCGCTGGACTTCGACGACACCGTCCGGCGCATCGGCGAGCTCGCCGACAGCCGCCGCCTGGTGCTCGTCGAGGGCGCCGGCGGCCTGCTGGTCCGCAACGACGAGGACGGCAGCACCCTGGCCGACCTGGCGCACGCGCTGAAGGCGCCGGTGCTGCTGGTCGCGCACCCGAACCTGGGCACGCTGAACATCGCCGCGCTCACCCTGGAGGCGATGGCCGCCCGCGGCCTGGACCTGGCCGGGATCGTGCTGGGCAGCTGGCCCGCCGAGCCCGACCTGGCGATGCGGTGCAACATCCGCGACCTGGAGACCATCGGCGCCCGGCCGCTGGCCGGCGCGCTCCCCGAGGGCGCGGGACGGCTGGACCCGGCCGAGTTCCTCCTCGCCGCCCGGGCCGGGCTTTCCCCGGCCTTCGGCGGCACCTTCGATCCGGCAGAATTTCGGCAGACCTGGGACCCTCGGAAGGCGGCCTGA
- the bioB gene encoding biotin synthase BioB — protein MTTTDQDLDILGAARRQVLDEGVGLTEEQVLAVLRLPDEALPELLQLAHEVREKWCGPEVEVEGIVSLKTGGCPEDCHFCSQSGLFPSPVRAAWLNIPELVEAAKQTAATGATEFCIVAAVRGPDERLMKQMREGVKAIQDAVDIQVAASLGMLTQEQVDDLADMGVHRYNHNLETARSHFPNVVTTHTWEERWDTLTMVRDAGMEVCCGGIVGMGETLEQRAEFAAQLAALTPDEVPLNFLNPRPGTPFGDMEPLGSKEALKTIAAFRLALPRTILRYAGGREITLGELGTEQGLMGGINAVIVGNYLTTLGRSPQEDLALLTKLEMPIKELSKTL, from the coding sequence ATGACAACCACTGACCAAGACCTCGACATCCTCGGCGCGGCCCGGCGCCAGGTGCTGGACGAGGGCGTGGGGCTGACCGAGGAGCAGGTGCTGGCGGTCCTGCGCCTGCCCGACGAGGCGCTGCCGGAGCTGCTGCAGCTGGCGCACGAGGTGCGCGAGAAGTGGTGCGGTCCGGAGGTCGAGGTGGAGGGCATCGTCTCGCTGAAGACCGGCGGCTGCCCCGAGGACTGCCACTTCTGCTCGCAGTCCGGCCTGTTCCCCTCCCCGGTGCGCGCGGCCTGGCTCAACATCCCGGAGCTGGTCGAGGCGGCCAAGCAGACCGCGGCCACCGGCGCCACGGAGTTCTGCATCGTGGCCGCCGTCCGGGGCCCGGACGAGCGCCTGATGAAGCAGATGCGCGAGGGCGTGAAGGCGATCCAGGACGCGGTCGACATCCAGGTCGCGGCGTCCCTGGGCATGCTCACCCAGGAGCAGGTCGACGACCTGGCCGACATGGGCGTGCACCGCTACAACCACAACCTGGAGACCGCGCGCTCGCACTTCCCCAACGTGGTCACCACCCACACCTGGGAAGAGCGCTGGGACACCCTGACCATGGTCCGCGACGCCGGCATGGAGGTCTGCTGCGGCGGCATCGTCGGCATGGGCGAGACCCTGGAGCAGCGCGCCGAGTTCGCCGCCCAGCTGGCCGCCCTGACCCCGGACGAGGTCCCGCTCAACTTCCTCAACCCGCGCCCGGGCACGCCCTTCGGCGACATGGAGCCGCTGGGCTCCAAGGAGGCGCTGAAGACCATCGCCGCCTTCCGCCTGGCCCTGCCGCGCACCATCCTGCGCTACGCCGGCGGCCGCGAGATCACCCTCGGCGAGCTGGGCACGGAGCAGGGGCTGATGGGCGGCATCAACGCGGTCATCGTCGGGAACTACCTGACGACGCTGGGTCGCTCGCCGCAGGAGGACCTGGCGCTGCTGACGAAGCTGGAGATGCCGATCAAGGAGCTGTCCAAGACGCTCTAA
- a CDS encoding helix-turn-helix transcriptional regulator: MSIDRRADRRAELGDFLRSRRARLNPADVGLPDYGGRRRVPGLRREELALVAGVSVDHYVRLEQGRTLQFSEEVLDAVARALQLDPTERRHLYRLVRPAAPQVYQGTGESEPQQVRPGLRRLLESTTDVPAYVVGLGTDVLAWNQPAAALLTDFGCRAPHERNLGWLVCHDEGFRALFADPLAKMADIAAYVRFDIGRHPDDPALGALVAELCRNPEFAEVWARHDVRDKTHGSYTYRNPVVGEITLDYETFRAPDDPDQALIMQTVPEGSPAEAALHLLVAADAPTAARGRRLGSWMTMS, from the coding sequence GTGAGCATCGACAGGCGTGCGGACAGGCGTGCGGAGTTGGGCGATTTCCTGCGGTCCCGGCGGGCGAGGCTGAACCCGGCCGATGTGGGGCTGCCCGACTACGGCGGCCGGCGCCGGGTTCCGGGGCTGCGGCGCGAGGAGCTGGCGCTGGTGGCCGGGGTCAGCGTGGACCACTATGTGCGGCTGGAACAGGGCCGCACGCTGCAGTTCTCCGAAGAGGTCCTGGACGCCGTGGCCAGGGCGCTCCAGCTGGATCCGACCGAACGCCGGCACCTGTACCGGCTCGTGCGGCCCGCCGCGCCGCAGGTGTATCAGGGCACGGGCGAAAGCGAGCCGCAACAGGTGCGGCCGGGGCTGCGGCGGCTGCTGGAGTCCACGACGGACGTCCCGGCCTACGTCGTGGGCCTGGGCACCGACGTGCTGGCGTGGAACCAGCCAGCGGCGGCGCTGCTGACCGACTTCGGCTGCCGCGCGCCGCACGAACGGAACCTGGGCTGGCTGGTCTGCCACGACGAAGGCTTCCGCGCGCTGTTCGCGGATCCGCTCGCGAAGATGGCGGACATCGCGGCGTACGTGCGCTTCGACATCGGCCGCCATCCCGACGACCCGGCGCTCGGCGCGCTGGTCGCCGAGCTGTGCCGGAACCCGGAGTTCGCCGAGGTGTGGGCCCGGCACGACGTGCGCGACAAGACGCACGGCAGCTACACCTACCGGAACCCGGTCGTCGGCGAGATCACCCTGGACTACGAGACCTTCCGGGCCCCCGACGACCCGGACCAGGCGCTGATCATGCAGACGGTGCCCGAGGGTTCGCCGGCCGAGGCGGCCCTGCACCTGCTCGTCGCCGCCGACGCGCCGACCGCGGCCCGGGGCCGCAGACTGGGATCATGGATGACGATGAGCTGA
- a CDS encoding aldo/keto reductase has protein sequence MTNESANQIPDTVRLGATDLTISRVGFGSWAVSGSGWAYSWGATDDAESVAAIRHAIDSGVNWIDTAAVYGLGHSEELVGKAVSAYSEADRPYIFTKVGLVWDPEDPKGAPIRTMEPASVRRELEDSLRRLGVERVDLYQVHWPDTGEAFVYGAEEGGAVSPNHTPLEEYWQLMADLKAEGKIRAIALSNHDAAQLTVAESIAHVDAIQPPFSAVNRSAAADIAWAREHDTGVIVYSPLQSGLLTGAFSAERVANLPAEDWRRTSPDYTTGLEANLRIADAFKPIAARHGVSVAEAVIAWTLAWPGVTGAIVGARNAAQVDGWAKAGAVRLTAQDLAEVAEAIGL, from the coding sequence ATGACGAACGAGAGCGCGAATCAGATCCCGGACACCGTCCGGCTCGGCGCCACCGACCTGACCATCTCCCGCGTCGGCTTCGGCAGCTGGGCCGTCTCCGGCAGCGGCTGGGCCTACAGCTGGGGCGCCACCGACGACGCCGAGTCCGTCGCCGCGATCCGGCACGCGATCGACTCCGGCGTCAACTGGATCGACACCGCCGCGGTCTACGGCCTGGGCCACTCCGAGGAGCTGGTCGGCAAGGCCGTCTCGGCCTACTCCGAAGCCGACCGCCCCTACATCTTCACCAAGGTCGGCCTGGTCTGGGACCCGGAGGACCCGAAGGGCGCGCCGATCCGCACCATGGAGCCGGCCAGCGTCCGCCGCGAGCTGGAGGACTCGCTGCGCCGCCTCGGCGTGGAACGCGTCGACCTCTACCAGGTGCACTGGCCGGACACCGGCGAGGCCTTCGTCTACGGCGCCGAGGAAGGCGGCGCGGTCTCCCCGAACCACACGCCGCTGGAGGAGTACTGGCAGCTGATGGCCGACCTGAAGGCCGAGGGCAAGATCCGCGCCATCGCCTTGTCCAACCACGACGCCGCGCAGCTGACCGTCGCGGAATCCATCGCGCACGTCGACGCCATCCAGCCGCCGTTCTCTGCCGTCAACCGCTCGGCGGCGGCGGACATCGCGTGGGCCAGGGAACACGACACCGGCGTCATCGTGTATTCGCCGCTCCAGTCCGGCCTGCTCACCGGCGCCTTCTCCGCCGAGCGCGTCGCGAACCTGCCGGCCGAGGACTGGCGCCGCACCAGCCCGGACTACACCACCGGCCTGGAGGCGAACCTGCGCATCGCCGACGCGTTCAAACCGATCGCGGCGCGCCACGGGGTGAGCGTCGCCGAGGCCGTCATCGCCTGGACGCTGGCCTGGCCGGGGGTCACCGGCGCGATCGTCGGGGCGCGGAACGCCGCGCAGGTGGACGGCTGGGCGAAGGCCGGCGCGGTGCGGCTGACCGCGCAGGACCTGGCCGAGGTCGCCGAGGCGATCGGTCTGTGA
- a CDS encoding GNAT family N-acetyltransferase codes for MTESTTITVVPANQASAADLRTVFGERGVPYDCQCQWFKSPAKEWRSMPQEEKEARLRDQTRCGEPESGTTSGLVAYLGGEPVGWCAVEPRTAYPRLRGMKVPWTGRDEDRDDPAVWAITCFVVRTGHRRRGVSRALTEAAVGFARERGATAVEGYSLITEPGREVVWGELFVGARSTYEACGFREVSSPTPRRRVMRIDFER; via the coding sequence ATGACGGAGTCCACGACCATCACCGTCGTCCCGGCGAACCAAGCCTCGGCAGCGGACCTGCGCACGGTCTTCGGCGAGCGCGGCGTGCCCTACGACTGCCAGTGCCAGTGGTTCAAGTCCCCTGCCAAGGAGTGGCGCTCCATGCCGCAGGAGGAGAAGGAGGCCCGCCTGCGGGACCAGACCCGCTGCGGCGAACCGGAGTCCGGGACCACCAGCGGCCTGGTCGCCTACCTCGGCGGCGAGCCGGTCGGCTGGTGCGCGGTGGAGCCCCGAACGGCGTATCCGCGGCTGCGGGGCATGAAAGTGCCGTGGACCGGCCGCGACGAGGACCGGGACGACCCCGCTGTCTGGGCGATCACCTGCTTCGTGGTCCGCACCGGCCACCGCCGCCGCGGCGTGAGCCGGGCGCTGACCGAGGCCGCGGTCGGCTTCGCCCGCGAGCGCGGGGCGACCGCCGTCGAGGGCTACTCGCTGATCACCGAGCCCGGCAGGGAGGTCGTGTGGGGCGAGCTGTTCGTCGGGGCGCGGAGCACTTACGAGGCCTGCGGTTTCCGTGAGGTGAGCAGCCCGACACCCCGGCGCCGGGTGATGCGGATCGACTTCGAGCGGTGA
- a CDS encoding acetolactate synthase: MTEAQPESPQPLHGGQISVEVARAHGVQTMFTLSGGHVFSLYDGAVKADPPMPILDVRHEQTAVFAAEATAKLTRKPGLAVLTAGPGITNGVSAVTTAHFNGSPVVVLGGRAADSNWGKGALQELDHPPLLAPVTKRSATVHTTAALAADLDDAFTLADAPHRGPVFLDLSLEAAFDVDAEPLPTVGPRRALVPDADALAAIGELLARAAKPVLVLGSDVWMDHADAAALAFAEETGVPVITNGMGRGILPRGHRQLVTRARSAAFGGTDLVIVVGTPLDFRLGYGLFGGRDGSPLAPVVHVVDSPGQLSGHLGLAASAAGDLTAAFEGIAESWRKAAKPGAYADWLSALQDKAAAAIAADRDLLTAASDPIHPARIYGELLPRLADDAVVIGDGGDFVSFAGRFVEPGRAGCWLDPGPYGCLGTGLGYAIAARLARPTSQVVLLFGDGAAGFSLMDVDTLVRHGLPVVMVMGNNACWGLEKHPMQALYGYDVAADLNPDARYDKVVQALGGGGEFVTDPAQIGPALDRAFASGVPYLVNIATDQTVAYPRSTTGL, from the coding sequence GTGACCGAAGCACAGCCCGAAAGCCCGCAACCGCTGCACGGCGGCCAGATCTCCGTCGAGGTGGCCCGAGCGCACGGCGTCCAGACCATGTTCACGCTCTCGGGCGGACACGTCTTCTCGCTCTACGACGGCGCGGTGAAGGCCGACCCGCCGATGCCGATCCTGGACGTCCGGCACGAGCAGACCGCCGTCTTCGCCGCCGAGGCCACCGCCAAGCTGACCCGCAAGCCGGGCCTGGCGGTCCTGACCGCCGGCCCCGGCATCACCAACGGCGTCTCGGCGGTGACCACCGCGCACTTCAACGGCTCCCCGGTGGTCGTGCTCGGCGGCCGGGCCGCGGACTCCAACTGGGGCAAGGGCGCGCTGCAGGAGCTGGACCACCCGCCGCTGCTGGCCCCGGTGACCAAGCGCTCGGCGACCGTGCACACCACCGCGGCGCTGGCCGCGGACCTCGACGACGCCTTCACGCTCGCCGACGCCCCGCACCGCGGACCGGTCTTCCTCGACCTGTCCCTGGAGGCGGCCTTCGACGTCGACGCCGAGCCGCTGCCGACGGTCGGGCCGCGCCGGGCCCTCGTCCCGGACGCCGACGCGCTGGCGGCCATCGGCGAGCTGCTCGCGCGCGCCGCCAAACCGGTGCTGGTGCTGGGATCCGATGTCTGGATGGACCACGCCGACGCCGCCGCGCTGGCGTTCGCCGAGGAAACCGGGGTCCCAGTCATCACCAACGGCATGGGCCGCGGCATCCTGCCGCGCGGGCACCGCCAGCTAGTCACCCGGGCCCGCTCGGCCGCGTTCGGCGGCACGGACCTGGTGATCGTCGTGGGCACCCCGCTGGACTTCCGCCTGGGCTACGGACTGTTCGGCGGCCGGGACGGCAGCCCGCTCGCGCCGGTGGTGCACGTCGTGGACTCCCCCGGGCAGCTGAGCGGCCACCTCGGCCTGGCCGCGAGCGCCGCCGGCGATCTGACCGCGGCCTTCGAGGGCATCGCGGAGTCCTGGCGCAAGGCCGCCAAGCCGGGCGCCTACGCGGACTGGCTGTCCGCCCTGCAGGACAAGGCCGCCGCGGCCATCGCGGCCGACCGGGACCTGCTGACCGCCGCCTCCGACCCGATCCACCCGGCACGGATCTACGGCGAGCTGCTGCCGCGGCTGGCCGACGACGCGGTGGTGATCGGCGACGGCGGCGACTTCGTGTCCTTCGCCGGCCGCTTCGTGGAGCCCGGCCGCGCCGGCTGCTGGCTGGACCCGGGCCCCTACGGCTGTCTGGGCACCGGCCTGGGCTACGCGATCGCCGCCCGGCTGGCGCGGCCGACGTCGCAGGTGGTGCTGTTGTTCGGGGACGGCGCGGCCGGCTTCTCGCTGATGGACGTGGACACCCTGGTGCGGCACGGGCTTCCGGTCGTGATGGTGATGGGCAACAACGCGTGCTGGGGCCTGGAGAAGCACCCGATGCAGGCTTTGTACGGGTACGACGTCGCCGCGGATCTGAATCCTGATGCGCGCTACGACAAGGTGGTGCAGGCGCTCGGCGGCGGCGGGGAGTTCGTCACCGACCCGGCGCAGATCGGGCCGGCGCTGGACCGCGCCTTCGCCTCGGGCGTGCCGTACCTGGTCAACATCGCCACCGACCAGACCGTCGCGTATCCGCGATCGACCACGGGGCTGTGA
- a CDS encoding class I SAM-dependent methyltransferase, whose amino-acid sequence MSAETTAPDPANWLEYNRANWDERVPIHVDGRFYDLDSFVAGRETLEDFELAEVGDVRGKHLLHLQSHIGTETLGWARHGAVVTGLDFSAPATAAAAALAERIGVTDSRWVTSDVHRAAEALDGEQFDVVYTGKGALCWLPDIERWARVAASMVKPGGFLYVSEFHPFGNTLSDEDGRTVAYDYFDRSPQVWDEPGTYADLEASTRENVTVEFNHGIGDIVSALIGAGLRLEFLHEYEMTLFPRFRVLEERDGTYRLPAGMPRVPLMFSLRAAKAA is encoded by the coding sequence ATGAGCGCCGAGACCACCGCCCCGGATCCCGCGAACTGGCTGGAGTACAACCGCGCCAACTGGGACGAGCGGGTTCCGATCCACGTCGACGGCCGGTTCTACGACCTCGACTCCTTCGTCGCCGGGCGGGAGACGCTGGAGGACTTCGAGCTCGCCGAGGTCGGCGACGTGCGCGGCAAGCACCTGCTGCATCTGCAGAGCCACATCGGCACCGAGACGCTGGGCTGGGCCCGGCACGGCGCCGTGGTCACCGGACTGGACTTCTCGGCCCCGGCGACGGCGGCCGCGGCGGCACTGGCCGAGCGGATCGGCGTCACCGACTCGCGCTGGGTCACCTCGGACGTCCACCGGGCGGCCGAAGCGCTGGACGGCGAGCAGTTCGACGTCGTCTACACCGGCAAGGGCGCCCTGTGCTGGCTGCCGGACATCGAGCGGTGGGCGCGGGTGGCGGCATCGATGGTGAAACCGGGCGGGTTCCTGTACGTCTCGGAGTTCCACCCGTTCGGGAACACGCTGAGCGACGAGGACGGCCGCACGGTCGCCTACGACTACTTCGACCGCTCGCCCCAGGTGTGGGACGAGCCCGGGACGTACGCGGACCTCGAGGCCTCGACGCGGGAGAACGTGACCGTGGAGTTCAACCACGGGATCGGGGACATCGTCAGCGCCCTGATCGGCGCCGGACTGCGGCTGGAGTTCCTGCACGAGTACGAGATGACGCTGTTCCCGCGGTTCCGGGTGCTGGAGGAGCGGGACGGCACCTACCGGCTGCCCGCGGGGATGCCCCGGGTGCCGTTGATGTTCTCGCTGCGGGCCGCCAAGGCGGCTTAG